actcagcactgtcaagactgtttttattcaacactattacaaaacataaaacacgcTTCTCTCTACTTCTACTCatgctgcagctgcaatgaatgagtagccaagtgtatcaATAGCCCtgcgttttttaaattattagcAGCTTAttgtgtctattttaatatcaaggaGTATTTCACTTTCTCTAGTCATAGGtacaaattagaggtcgaccgattaatcggaatggccgattaattagggccgatttcaagttttcataacaatcggaaatcggtatttttggacaccgattaggccgatttttaaaaatatatttttaacacctttatttaactaggcaagtcagttaagaacacattcttattttcaatgacggcctaggaacggtgggttaactgccttgttcaggggcaggatgacagatttttacctagtcagctcggggattcgtttttgcaaccttccggttactagtccaacgctctaaccacttgccttacattgcactccacgaggagcctgcgtggcaggctgactacctgttacgcgagggcagcaagaagccaaggtaagttgctagctagcattaaacttatcttataaaaaacaatcaatcttaacataatcactagttaactacacatggttgataataTTACTAGTTTACCTaccgtgtcctgcgttgcatataatcgatgcggtggctgttaatttctcattgaatcacagcctacttcgccaaacgggtgatgatttagcactgtcgttgcaccaaacctaaccataaacatcaatgcgtttctttaaaatcaatacacaagtatatatttttaaacctgcatatttagtcaatattgcatgctaacatgaatttcttataattagggaaattgtgtcacttctcttgcgttccgtgcaagcagtcagggaatatgcagcagtttgggccgcctggctcgttgcgaactgtgtgtccatttattccattcctaacaaagaccgtaattaatttgccagaattgtacataattatgacataacattgaaggttgtacaatgtaacagcaaaatgtagacttagggatgccacccgttagataaaatacagaacggttccgtatttcactgaaagaataaacgttttgttttcgaaattatagtttccggattcgaccatattaatgtgtgttattatgttataattaagtctatgatttgatatttgatagagcagtctgactgagcgatggtaggcaacagcaggctcgtaagcattcattcaaacagcacttttgtgcgtttgccagcagctcttcgcaatgcttcaagcattgagctgtttatgacttcaagcctatcaactcccgagattaggctggtgtaactgatgtgaaatggctagctagttagcggggtgcgcgctaatagcgtttcaatcggtgacgtcactcactctgagacttggagtagttgttccccttgctctacaAGTGccgaggcttttgtggagcgatgggtaacgatgcttcgagggtggctgttgtcgatgtgttcctggttcgagcccaggtaggagcgaggagagagatggaagctatactgttacactggcaatactaaagtgcctataagaacatccaatagtcaaaggttaatgaaatacaaatggtatagagagagatagtcctataattcctataataactacaacctaaaacttcttacctgggaatattgaagactcatgttaaaaggaaccaccagctttcatatgttctcatgttctgagcaaggaacttaaatgttagctttcttacatggcacatattgcacttttactttcttctccaacactttgtgtttttgcattatttaaaccaaattgaacatgtttcattatttatttgaggctaaattgattttattgatgtattatattaagttaaaataagtgttcattcagtattgttgtaattgtcattattacaaataaataaaagaaaaatctgtatcagctttttttggtcctccaataatcggtatcggcgttgaaaaatcataatcggtcgacctctagtacaaattcatgttgttcatgaggcagatgcggtgcgactcAAGTTTCGCCATAAGGTGGAAGACtatgtccctctctctggtcagtctcaccagaGGAAATGAAGGAGAAAGCATGGACGGTGAGAATAATGCTGTGTTGAAAATCACTGGGAACTCGCGATTCTCCTACTTCCcgagcgttcaagacaactgggaacgcTGACAAAAACTAGATCCGACTGGGGAAAATCGTTTTgagcggtcatccaactcggaaacgCTGACAACTTTCTAGAACTCCAACTTTCTGACTTGAagttcactgacgtcatgatttgaccttgttttttcagagttcccagttgtcttgaaagcaccatgaccgtCAAATgcaggtacactatatatacaaaagtatgtggacaccccttagtggattaggctatttcagccacacctgttgctgacaggtgtataaaatcgagcacacagccatgcaatcttcatagacaaacattggcagtagaatgacccgtactgaagagctcagtgactttcaacgtgccacctttccaagtgctgttattgtgaagtggaaatgtctaggagcaacaagggctcagccgcgaagtggtaggccacacaagctcacagaacgggcccgccgagtgctgaagcgcattgCGTGTAAAAAttctgtctgtcctcagttgcaacactcactacgagttccaaactgcctctggaagcaacgtcagccacACTGTATAACCCATGTGCGATAGTCATCTTGTTCAGTTCCCTTccctttcttgggtacaggaacaatgattgacatcttgaagcaagtggggacaccagactgggatatggagagattgaatatgttcctAAACACTTTGTAAGAACATTGGAGAAGGACCTCCCaatgaaaatgtaattgcttGATTAATTAGGCCTGCTAATTTATAGATCAAATGATACATGTTTTAGGAATGGTTGGATCATACAAAAATATCAATAAATGGCAATTATAGGGAATAATTTATCTACACTAATTAACAAAGATGcacaaaattatacattttggggAGCAATACTTGCATGGCAGTTTTGGACAAATGCAGAATATGCATGCCTACCCCACTAGAACAATATGTTATTTACTGTCAAGTAGTTGGTCTCAGCCTAGAACTCTACCATAATCCAGTTATGAATTGTCCCAGTATACATATATCTTTGGTGCATCAGGCTGATCCAAGTTGATGACATCAGTTGTTGTCCGGTGTTCTCCACGTGGGGTCGAAACCGTTAGCACCTAGACTAGTGACTAGTCAGTTCTACATTACGATAATGCAGGACAAGACACCTCAGCCACACTGTATAACCGGTGTCGTTACTGCCTCGTGTTTTTCCTTGTTGACTACTGTAGTATACAGCCACAGCTCTCCACACGTCTCACACGTGACAGTGAGAGAGGCATGACAAGTAACAGTTACTGGCCAATCAGTATTTATGTAGTCACTGAGTGGTTATATTCTCAAGCAATGAGAGCGCTGTGTACCATCTGCTAACCAACCACGGCCGAGCACACAGTTCAGCACGTGTAGCGCATGGTAGCGATTCACATGTTACCCCTCGCTGTACTGAGGACTTTGAAAGGTAAACGGAATCTAAAACGAGGGAAAGGAGTAAACAGTACTGAGACGTTGAGAACAGAGGACTCTACAACTATAGCGCGCCATCAACATCAGTGTTTGTCATTGGTTTTTGAATAAGATCTTCCTACAATTGCAATTGGAGAAGGAATACCGGTTATTCAACTAGTTATCCATTTGACTGTTTTATTGAATTGTCTTCGCATCGTCTTCATCCTAAAAGGTAATATATATATCATAGGCTATAGACTACTGTAACTTTTTATGTTTTTCTATACATATTTGCTTCCCCATATCTATTTTAACTAGCTTTGAACTTTCAAACCTGCACTCTTGGTTACAATATTTAAGCCAAAAGTCTAATCATTATTGGTTGTGCCTTAAGTATGCGCTGGTTCAGGATCAGCTTTCCCTGCTCTAGTCTGAACCTTCCATCTTGGCTAACGCCTCAAACCTGGAATCAGTTCATGTCTTTACAGTTGTTTCTATGTAtgttatctatatatatatatatatatataagcgcTTCATACAGTACAGACTAACATTGAAAGTAAAAGCATAGCGAGTTTATGAGAAGCATTCAATGAACATACACAACTTTGTAATGCGTGAAACAATGTAGCGTATAATGCAGCCTCTGTCATTTTGTTTTAGGATAATCAGTTAGTTTGATGTTACAGTGGTCAGATCAGATGTTTGAAATGTAACTAATAGCTGACAAAATCCTACAGCCATACAGTCAAACTCCACATGACCTTGTACGTCACACCCCCACACAGCACATGTTCACATGTATAACAAAGCAACAGCTGGTGGAGTTTATACCAAGATCAGTGACTAACAGCATTCCTTCTTGAATATTTATTAGGGGACACACCTACTAGTTTTCTGGAGCATGATGTGAAAACCCCAAATTtgcattgttattgttttgtattcatAGTTTTAATTTAAATTGTGATAGATATGACTGCAATTTTGTTAAAGGGGGGTTTTCTACATACAGCACTTGTTGTAATGCCTAGGTCAGCATTAACTCTACATCAGTTACTCTGAGGTATTTCTGATATTCCTTGTgactgatctctctctttctctagggaTGCATTTGTTGAGCATGTCCACCAAATGGCCGACCTATGATTCCCGCTCCTCCACCCCCAGCTTCCTCCTCAGCGAGAGCGACGTGACTGAGGACGAGGCAGACATTGATGTCTTCAACTCCGAAAGTGAGGGAGATAGCTCAGGGGGTGGCAAGACCTGCTCAGTACCCTTCTCCCTGGCCGGGGGTGGCGAGGCAGCCCCTAGGTTACACTGGTCCATGGCTGGGAGTGGACAAGCAAAATGCTTTCCTCACACCACCACCTACCCATCCATGGTGGCTTCCCCTGGCAGTGCTGCGTTAagcacaaagggaagcacagaggAGACCATGCAAGGAGACCTGGCCTTCGCTCAGAAAGTGAGTTTTGTTGTTTAAAGACTGCTTTGACTGATTTGAAAATACTGAGTTACTGATTTTTGCATCCAGAGACATTATCAGACAGTGGATATATATGTTTTCTGTTTCCCTTCTCTCCTAGTGTTCAGAGCTGCGAAGGTTTATCAGACCCCTGTTGGAGCTTCTGAATGGACTCAAGACGGGGAGATTTGAGAGAGGACTTAGCAGTTTCCAGTCGAGCGTTGCCATCGACAGACTCCAGAGGATCCTGGGTATTCTTCAGAAACCTGAAATGGGGTAAGCAAACCAAACCATCTTGTGTATGTCTAGCAAATGGTAATTTATGGTGTAGTTACAAATTTACTTTAAATGTTTCATGTcgtaaaatgtttttaatgacaGTACTCTTTCCACAGAGAGAAATTCCTCCGCACCCTCCTGCAGGTAGAGATGATGCTGAAGATGTGGTTCCCCCATGTGACCCCTGTCGCTGCCACCCAGAAACCCACACCCAGTCTTCCGCCACGATGGCACCAAAATCagctgtgcatgccagtcaaggtGGGTCTCTTACTGCTCTAGTTATCGCTGTTTAATATATCATTGTCATAATGATTCTCACACAATCTATAATATGTAAGACTTGTATCTCATTTGTTTTTCTTCACTCTTGCTCCATCAGAAGCGCAAGCTTAGCTGGTTGGACTCTGACTTCCCCAGTGCCGCCGCACCCAGTTGCAAGCGCCTGCAGCGCGAGGACAATTACCAGGAAATGACCTCACAAGACTCTTGCCCGTTGAGCAGAGACACCTATAACCCGTCATGTCTGACTGTCAGCAAGAGAAGAAAGGGAAATAAGAGGCTTGAAATGTCACCTTGCTCAGCATGTGGTAGCCCAGCCACACAAGACAGCCGTGTCTCCTCAACCCTCCTGGTGTTTCACTCACATCAGCTCTCCCTCCATGGACATCAGCCACAGAGGTGCCACGGCAGGCCTGGCACAgtgaagacagagacagatattGCATCAGTGGAAACCCAAAGGAGGGGTCAGTCTATCCCCATATTACTGAGGTCCATGAAACAAGAGCCGGAGTAGAGGATATTAAACTGAACTCGGAAGTCATTGCACCGTTTGACCATTTTTTGTCAGTGTTGgagagttatttttttttttattgaaatgtacCTGGGAATATTTTTTTATGGTTGATGTGATAAAGCAGTGGTTTaatttttcaatttttattttattttttatactgattTGAAAGAAGATAATTTTTGTATTTCAGAATTATCAACACAAATACAATCACAtgaaccaatttgtaagtcgctctggataagagcgtctgctaaatgacttaaatgtaaatgtaaatgtaaatacactATGCAGAAATATAAAAGAAAGTAACATAGCTCAAGATTTATGGAATACCTTTTAACCTTACATAAACTCAGTTAGTTATGATAAAGTTATCAATAGTAGTGAAGCATAAAACATTGACAATACAATGAAAAACATTACAAGAACCTGTTAATCTTTCAGCGGCTCCAGCACAGGGAACAGTGAAAAAGGCAGCTGATACAACTGCCACTAAACCTCTGCCAACCAGTGGCAACAAAACCATTGCTTTTATTACACACTCTGCCGAGTCTGTTAGCCACAGTTTAATGTAACTATTGACTAAATCCACCTCAGTGTGAATACTAACAAACCCAGTAGCATGCAACTGGAATGACAGCAACCACTAAGAACTACGAGAGGAGAAATAACAACTGTTAGATTTAAGGTATTACTCATAAAATAGGTCTGCTTGAAAATCCTGGGTGAGGACTAGAGCATATTCATTGGCTTAATGCTTTCTAATTTcattgatttatttgataaaatacatttgtcctttatttttttgatacGTTTGTCAGTTTTCTATGGTGTGAAAAGAAAATAATTTTGACGAATAAGTCATCGCCAAAACTATTTTGCACAtgaatattttacatttgataacAAATGAATTTGTACCTTATAAATGTTACTATTGTGACGACGCAAAACACAAATAATTTTGAATCTTCTAGAAGTGTTTCTATTGGATTGGGAGAAAATACGTAAAAACCTGTCATTAGGCCATTGGGTATTTGAACCACAATGTTTTTGCTTAGCAATTATCATTCATGTTGAATGACTCTATCCCTGGCCACTTTCAGAGAGTCTCTTGAGCTGTAACT
The genomic region above belongs to Salvelinus sp. IW2-2015 linkage group LG4p, ASM291031v2, whole genome shotgun sequence and contains:
- the LOC111960657 gene encoding uncharacterized protein: MHLLSMSTKWPTYDSRSSTPSFLLSESDVTEDEADIDVFNSESEGDSSGGGKTCSVPFSLAGGGEAAPRLHWSMAGSGQAKCFPHTTTYPSMVASPGSAALSTKGSTEETMQGDLAFAQKCSELRRFIRPLLELLNGLKTGRFERGLSSFQSSVAIDRLQRILGILQKPEMGEKFLRTLLQVEMMLKMWFPHVTPVAATQKPTPSLPPRWHQNQLCMPVKKRKLSWLDSDFPSAAAPSCKRLQREDNYQEMTSQDSCPLSRDTYNPSCLTVSKRRKGNKRLEMSPCSACGSPATQDSRVSSTLLVFHSHQLSLHGHQPQRCHGRPGTVKTETDIASVETQRRGQSIPILLRSMKQEPE